The Zalophus californianus isolate mZalCal1 chromosome X, mZalCal1.pri.v2, whole genome shotgun sequence genome window below encodes:
- the GPR50 gene encoding melatonin-related receptor isoform X1: MGPTLAVPTPYGCIGCKLPQPDYPPALIIFMFCAMVITIVVDLIGNSMVILAVTKNKKLRNSGNIFVVSLSVADMLVAVYPYPLMLHAMAIGGWDLSQLQCQMVGFITGLSVVGSIFNIVAIAINRYCYICHSLQYERIFSVRNTCIYLVITWIMTVLAVLPNMYIGTIEYDPRTYTCIFNYLNNPVFAVTIVCIHFVLPLLIVGFCYVRIWTKVLAARDPAGQNPDNQLAEVRNFLTMFVIFLLFAVCWCPINVLTVLVAVSPKEMAGKIPNWLYLAAYFIAYFNSCLNAVIYGLLNENFRREYWTIFHAMRHPILFLSGLITDVRETREARALARARARARDQVREPPHEQDCARASPAVEEMPMNARNVPLPGDAAAGQPEHASGHPKPASGHSRSASAYRKSASGHHKSVFSHSKPASGHSKSASGHPKSATVYPKPASVHFKADSVHFKSASVHFKADSVHFKSASSHPKPVTGHHVPAGIHSKAACSPTTSHPKPTAGYIKPATTHPEPTTGDNTEPAATSQPQPVIASHPEPAAAGHPELSASCHPETTATGPFECDVTDLPEPVCSPASGSPESAASLLELAAAANLPDPTVTATTTNDYHKIVVIDVEADSDEMAV, from the coding sequence GCAACATCTTCGTTGTTAGCCTCTCTGTGGCCGACATGTTGGTAGCCGTCTACCCCTACCCTCTGATGCTGCATGCCATGGCCATTGGGGGCTGGGATCTGAGCCAGTTGCAGTGCCAGATGGTTGGATTCATCACAGGGCTGAGTGTGGTCGGTTCTATCTTCAACATCGTGGCAATTGCCATCAACCGTTACTGCTACATCTGTCACAGCCTCCAGTACGAGCGGATCTTCAGTGTGCGCAATACCTGCATTTACCTGGTCATCACCTGGATCATGACCGTCCTGGCTGTCCTGCCCAACATGTACATTGGCACAATCGAGTATGATCCTCGCACCTACACCTGCATCTTCAACTACCTGAACAACCCTGTCTTTGCTGTGACCATCGTCTGCATCCACTTcgtcctccctctgctcatcgtGGGTTTCTGCTACGTGAGGATCTGGACCAAAGTGCTGGCAGCCCGTGACCCCGCTGGGCAGAATCCTGACAACCAGCTTGCTGAGGTTCGCAATTTTCTAACCATGTTTGTGATCTTCCTCCTCTTTGCAGTGTGCTGGTGCCCTATCAACGTGCTCACTGTCTTGGTGGCTGTCAGTCCGAAGGAGATGGCAGGCAAGATCCCCAACTGGCTTTATCTTGCAGCCTACTTCATAGCCTACTTCAACAGCTGCCTCAACGCTGTGATCTACGGTCTCCTCAATGAGAATTTCCGAAGAGAATACTGGACCATCTTCCATGCTATGCGGCACCCTATCCTGTTCCTCTCTGGCCTCATCACTGATGTTCGTGAGACTCGGGAGGCCCGTGCCCTGGCCCGTGCCCGTGCCCGCGCCCGAGACCAAGTCCGTGAACCACCCCATGAACAAGATTGTGCCCGTGCCAGTCCTGCTGTGGAGGAAATGCCGATGAATGCCCGGAATGTTCCACTACCTGGTGATGCTGCAGCTGGCCAACCTGAGCATGCCTCTGGCCATCCCAAACCGGCCTCTGGCCACTCTAGGTCTGCCTCTGCCTACCGAAAGTCGGCCTCTGGCCACCATAAGTCTGTCTTTAGCCACTCCAAGCCTGCTTCTGGCCACTCCAAGTCTGCCTCTGGTCACCCCAAGTCTGCCACTGTCTATCCTAAGCCTGCCTCTGTCCACTTCAAGGCCGACTCTGTCCATTTCAAGTCTGCCTCTGTCCATTTCAAGGCTGACTCTGTCCATTTCAAGTCTGCCTCCAGCCACCCTAAACCTGTCACTGGCCACCACGTTCCTGCTGGCATCCACTCCAAGGCTGCCTGCAGCCCTACCACCAGCCACCCTAAACCCACAGCTGGCTACATCAAGCCTGCAACCACCCACCCTGAGCCCACCACTGGTGATAATACTGAGCCTGCTGCCACCAGCCAACCCCAGCCAGTGATTGCCAGCCACCCTGAGCCTGCCGCCGCGGGCCACCCTGAGCTCTCTGCCTCCTGTCACCCTGAGACCACTGCTACCGGCCCCTTTGAGTGTGATGTCActgacctccctgagcctgtCTGCAGCCCTGCCAGTGGGTCCCCCGAGTCTGCTGCCAGCCTACTGGAGCTTGCCGCCGCCGCCAACCTTCCTGACCCCACTGTGACTGCCACTACCACCAATGATTACCATAAGATTGTGGTTATTGATGTTGAAGCTGATTCTGATGAAATGGctgtgtga